The Lentisphaerota bacterium DNA window CGCCATGTTGAATACCGCCCGTTTCGAGGTGTTGATGGCCTATACGGAGGCCCTGAAGGAGCATCAAACCGACGATTTTGACGCCACCGCCGCCGAGACGCGCCTGCGACAGAGCGGAGCCGACGATGAGGTTGTTGCGGGTTTGCGTGCTCTTGTACCCGAGGTCGGGTACTTGCCGGCGTGCCTGAGTGAGGATTCCACCGGCGCGGAGGGCGGGGCGCATTCGGTGAAGAAGGCGCTGGGTGCAAACGAACGCTTCGCGTGGTATGCGCTGCAGGCGCCGCTTGAAGGGACCGTGGTGGAGCGGCGTATCGCGTTGGGCGAGTCGCTCGAAACAACCGCGGAAGTTTTTACCGTTGCCGATCTTGCCCGCGTCTGGGTGGACCTCGCGCTAAACCAGGACAGCATGTCGGACGTGCGCGTGGGTTACCCCATGACGATCCGCCTTTCCGACGGAACGACGCGCGAAACGACCGTGCAGCATGTATCTCCGGTCGTTGATCCACAGACGCGTACAGTGACGGTTCGCGCCGTATTGAGCAATGACGGCGGGCTGTTGCGCCCCGGCACGTTCATCGAGGCTGCGATACAGATACCCTCCGATCGGCAGGCGGTGCTTGTGCCCACGGATGCCGTGCAGCTTGTCTACGATCATGCCTGCATATTTGTCTGGGGCGATGGCGCGTTTGAATTGCGGGAGGTGCAGACCGGCACGACCGACGGCATACAAGTCGAGATCCTGCGGGGGCTGCAGGCCGGCGAGCGAGTTGCCGCCGTCAATGCCTTCCACCTGAAGGCGGAGCTGATCAAGTCGGCCGCAGGCGACATGGGCGCAGGCCACGGCCACTCGCATTGACATAAGGACGCATTATTATGATTGCCAACATTATTCACCTTGGGCTGCGGCACAAACTGCTCGCCTTTATAACCACGGTGGCACTCGTTGCCATGGGAGTGTTCTCCTTCTCCAGGCTTTCCATCGACGCCTTCCCGGATATCAGCCCGAATCTGGTCCAGGTGTTCGCCGAAGTTGAGGGCATGGCGCCGGAAGAGGTTGAACAGCTCGTCACCCGTCCCGTCGAGACCGCCATGCGCAGCGTTCCCGGCGTCGAGCGACTTCGCTCGGTCTCCTCGCTGGGGCTCTCGACGGTCAACGTCTACTTCGATGACGACGTCGACATCTACCGCGCCCGGCAGTTGGTCTCGGAACGTCTCAAGGTCGCCGAGGAGGGCATTCCGAAGGGCGTCGAAATGCCCCACGGGCTGGAGATGGGCGCGGTGGCCAGCGGCACGGGAAAGATTCTCGCCTACTATCTTGAGGCCAAGGGCCAAGACATCACGGAACTGCGGACGCTGCATGAGGCGATCGTTAAGCGCGGCGTGGAGACCGTGCCAGGCGTAGCCAAGGTGCTGAGTCAAGGCGGTTATGTCCGACAGTACGAGGTCGAGCTTTCTCCCGAGAAACTGCTCGCGTACGGGTTGAGCATCTCGGATGTCAGCGATGCCATTGCTCAGAACAACGCCAATGTCGGCGCGGGTATCATTACGCGTGGCAGCGAAGAGTTGATCGTGCGTACCTTGGGGCGCCTCGGCACGACCGAGGACATCGCCAACACCACCGTCAAGAGCGTGGATGGCAAGCCGGTGCTGGTGAAGGACGTTGGCGCGGTCACACTGGGCCGCGCGTTCCGCCGGGGCGTGGCCATCCTGAACGGACGCGAGGAGGTGGTCGGCGGCGGCGTCTACAAACTCCATCGCGCAAATTCCTTCGAGGTGATCCGCCGTCTCCGTGCCCGCCTGGCGGAGATCGAGCGCACGCTTCCCGATGGCGTGAAGATCGTTTCCTACTACGACCAGGCTGACCTTGTGGCCGGCAGCATCAAGACG harbors:
- a CDS encoding efflux RND transporter periplasmic adaptor subunit codes for the protein MNMCTFSRTIGAGLCALLAITSGCGKNEIGSTAGGVQPETVTANNTNGAARIPVTKEQVTRFGIMIAPAITGTVVRSLQAPGEIKTDADRVARVVPLAPGIVRQVTKTIGDRVQAGEILAWIESAELAAAKLDYYAKVFEARRCELRVPQAKAIFENTSRLIALLKDGAGDEALGKLDGLEMGAYRGQLLTAYAAYRAAGKIHARETGLRASAVNSEQDLLLAETALMQARATFHAMLNTARFEVLMAYTEALKEHQTDDFDATAAETRLRQSGADDEVVAGLRALVPEVGYLPACLSEDSTGAEGGAHSVKKALGANERFAWYALQAPLEGTVVERRIALGESLETTAEVFTVADLARVWVDLALNQDSMSDVRVGYPMTIRLSDGTTRETTVQHVSPVVDPQTRTVTVRAVLSNDGGLLRPGTFIEAAIQIPSDRQAVLVPTDAVQLVYDHACIFVWGDGAFELREVQTGTTDGIQVEILRGLQAGERVAAVNAFHLKAELIKSAAGDMGAGHGHSH